The following coding sequences are from one Plasmodium knowlesi strain H genome assembly, chromosome: 9 window:
- a CDS encoding WD repeat-containing protein, putative gives MGKNKAYVSQDFREDTIRGETKEQEKARIEELNQLEEELAKNEYTSKLHKELLLQNANFNKEANLLKLHLAGNLIKNKPILSRKNVAYLSSESGILLIDLKRKKKKKIVTSFFIDNIFYFLDKKTKQEYLVLKTFNNYIYLYQISERKFHFVKKFFIKNLFYINSFGKNGELCFATWDFDSQKKKMFMNFYLLKFVFNYESPLCYLNGEVSEQDETNTANGKTQGGKASSPTHVTYTFSSDSEDSFNNDVFPCELMVTSSDGEEWEMMKPPPFEHLNGMPMQNGNRYYANQRNGFFPRDDETTGKRRKTEMNSQKESPNERKQYMHVSAKVKIMPLLKIKYVYFSMVDMNPSLTKLVLANNNLVIIYDTVKRRYNLMYFKNVISTIKISDENFLCIGFLNGFIDIFLFDQVMQNDQDSAEDMLKRNAFVGEAFGGGKGSSRKMNFMLLLKAIQNAYPYIPGYEVAHYRKNRELDGEVHGEMHGDMGSEDEGEGGIQSSSTIPYIDFRLRKDKIVDMQKVHVVKYKWHSHAVYDITIDGRKVISCGEEAVVLIYDIDSGVNEYIPHLGSPCYYSYVNKEKNLIICSSLKNTIHFINYNHRLFFYSYVGLHMPLSLRHLFSNYVNVYESIKNSVKIFEGQICSLYNYSLAGSTPAGAIEEEEGINGGVLNGDASMNPLANCDEDQSDSEGMTSDYSASSDAGEGIQDGITSGEKSRGNLTRGDHRSKGCEREEDLLGIPDEGIELSSSGEDQQGPLDSNPGGKEKGGKKTIISFKEIQEDIERSIYNHTNVQNNLYKKYQMLFYCDSNKGLVFSFLTSFSNIQLYNVEKDKHVKFVCPLQLTYKSRSSVEAVNDLELLFFSFTQSRHLLMTIERRNYQLEEACENKDEALVEAFFTFKIWRIVSNKLDYEPIYEQSITCEKVTETHEQQGRNEQEPPQNNCREDLGEEQLEKYRMIINHPFLSIFLVLECEGDMNVWCLEKSERIFDDTVYTDYEVDVYQTQDNSNYYRETRRLIHLASVYAGDSDDCNQKKSQMCQPKEDYEKEDAKEGEEGDQGDVNQRVTVIKRINHKNHPILGGDITSDGKILCICHDKIITIWDLTTLRVMAIINHTIYTGLNEFLFRLYKGVEIIQTDTDKGETKGYVPYMCFFAFDTIFIYSLYEFHLVYQKKIKNGIIEYVKFDKYNCSFVAIGVTKRLKGRSNQRGSTRPSTIVQKNYLYEFTSNVLKKRKLFYSSRDRPIVALDFAPLNERKNIPLSSFQPCTMLVALNSKFQVCTFYINTYAEFMELS, from the coding sequence atgggaaaaaacaaagcgTACGTGAGTCAGGATTTCCGAGAAGATACCATCCGAGGGGAGACCAAGGAACAAGAGAAGGCGAGGATAGAAGAATTAAACCAACTGGAAGaagagctagccaaaaacGAGTACACGAGCAAGTTGCACAAGGAATTGCTTCTACAGAATGCTAACTTCAACAAAGAAGCAAACTTACTGAAATTACACTTGGCAggaaatttaattaaaaataagccAATACTGAGCAGGAAAAATGTTGCCTATTTAAGTAGCGAAAGTGGAATCCTCCTGATagatttaaaaagaaaaaagaaaaaaaaaatagtcaCCTCTTTCTTTATAGataacatattttattttctagacaaaaaaacaaaacaagaataTTTAGTTTTGAAAACgtttaataattatatatatctgTATCAAATCAGTGAGAGaaaattccattttgtgaaaaaatttttcatcaaaaattTATTCTATATAAACAGCTTTGGGAAAAACGGCGAACTGTGTTTCGCTACTTGGGATTTTgattcgcaaaaaaaaaaaatgtttatgaATTTCTACCTGCTCAAATTTGTGTTTAACTATGAGTCTCCACTATGTTACTTAAATGGGGAGGTATCTGAGCAGGACGAGACGAACACTGCGAATGGAAAGACTCAGGGGGGGAAAGCTTCCTCGCCCACCCATGTGACATATACGTTTTCTTCCGATTCGGAGGATTCCTTCAACAATGATGTATTTCCCTGCGAGTTGATGGTGACGAGTTCAGACGGAGAAGAATGGGAAATGATGAAGCCACCACCGTTTGAACATTTAAACGGCATGCCCATGCAGAATGGAAACAGATATTATGCAAATCAAAGAAATGGATTCTTTCCCCGTGATGATGAAACAACTGGGAAGAGGCGAAAGACAGAAATGAATTCACAGAAAGAGAGCCCAAATGAAAGGAAGCAATATATGCACGTTAGTGCAAAGGTGAAAATAATGCCACTCCTAAAGATAAAGTACGTGTACTTCTCTATGGTGGACATGAACCCAAGTCTTACGAAACTAGTGCTAGCGAACAACAACCTAGTAATCATATACGACACTGTGAAGAGGAGATATAATCTaatgtattttaaaaatgtcatTTCAACTATAAAAATaagtgatgaaaattttctctgCATTGGATTCCTTAATGGATTTatagacatttttttgtttgatcAAGTGATGCAGAATGATCAGGATAGCGCAGAAGATATGTTGAAGCGCAATGCCTTTGTGGGCGAAGCCTtcggagggggaaaaggctCTTCGAGGAAGATGAACTTTATGTTATTATTGAAGGCGATCCAGAACGCCTACCCCTACATCCCAGGGTATGAAGTGGCGCACTATAGGAAGAACAGGGAATTGGACGGAGAGGTGCACGGAGAGATGCACGGAGACATGGGAAGCGAGGATGAGGGAGAAGGGGGCATCCAGAGCAGCTCAACCATCCCCTACATCGACTTCCGATTGAGGAAAGACAAAATCGTGGACATGCAGAAGGTACACGTCGTGAAGTACAAGTGGCACAGCCATGCAGTGTATGATATAACCATCGACGGGAGGAAAGTAATCTCCTGTGGAGAAGAAGCGGTTGTTCTTATTTACGACATAGACAGTGGGGTGAATGAGTATATCCCTCACCTGGGATCCCCCTGTTACTACAGCTATGtgaataaagagaaaaatctaATTATATGCAGTTCATTGAAAAATACGATTCACTTTATCAATTACAACCACCGACTGTTCTTCTATTCCTATGTGGGTCTACATATGCCTCTCTCCTTGAGACACCTATTTTCGAATTACGTCAATGTATACGAGAGTATAAAAAATAGCGTTAAGATTTTTGAAGGACAGATTTGCAGCTTGTACAATTACTCCCTGGCGGGGAGTACTCCCGCTGGTGCAATCGAGGAGGAGGAAGGCATCAATGGGGGGGTCCTTAATGGAGATGCTTCAATGAACCCCTTGGCAAACTGCGACGAGGACCAAAGTGATAGCGAGGGGATGACTAGCGACTATTCAGCGAGTAGTGACGCCGGAGAGGGCATCCAGGATGGTATCACATCGGGGGAGAAATCCCGAGGAAATCTGACACGAGGCGACCATCGCTCCAAGGGGTGCGAACGAGAGGAAGATCTTTTAGGAATCCCAGACGAAGGGATAGAACTGAGTTCCAGTGGAGAAGACCAACAGGGCCCGCTTGATTCCAACccagggggaaaggaaaaagggggtaaaaaaacCATCATAAGTTTTAAGGAAATCCAGGAAGACATCGAAAGGAGTATTTACAACCATACGAAtgtacaaaataatttatacaaaaaatatcaaatgCTATTTTATTGTGATTCCAACAAGGGCTTGGTGTTCTCCTTCCTAACGTCTTTCTCGAATATTCAATTGTACAATGTCGAAAAAGACAAGCACGTAAAGTTCGTGTGTCCATTACAGCTGACGTACAAAAGTAGGTCGAGCGTTGAAGCAGTGAACGACTTGgaacttcttttcttctcctttacgCAGAGTAGACATTTACTAATGACGATTGAAAGGAGGAACTACCAACTGGAGGAGGCCTGTGAGAACAAGGACGAAGCATTGGTGGAGGcttttttcacctttaaAATATGGAGGATCGTGAGTAACAAATTGGACTATGAGCCAATTTATGAGCAATCCATCACATGTGAAAAAGTGACAGAAACACATGAACAACAGGGTAGGAATGAACAAGAACCCCCACAGAATAATTGCAGAGAGGACCTTGGAGAGGAACAACTAGAGAAATACAGAATGATTATTAATCATCCCTTCCTTAGTATTTTCCTCGTCCTGGAATGTGAAGGAGATATGAATGTTTGGTGCTTGGAAAAGAGCGAGCGTATTTTCGACGACACTGTGTACACAGATTACGAGGTGGATGTATACCAGACGCAGGACAACAGCAACTACTACAGGGAGACGAGGAGGTTGATCCATCTGGCTAGTGTGTACGCGGGGGATAGCGATGATTGTAACCAGAAAAAGAGCCAAATGTGTCAACCTAAAGAGGATTATGAGAAAGAGGATGccaaggaaggagaagaaggcgACCAAGGGGATGTCAATCAAAGGGTAACTGTCATTAAACGGATAAACCATAAGAACCACCCCATTTTAGGAGGGGACATTACTAGCGACGGGAAAATCCTGTGTATTTGCCACGACAAAATAATAACCATATGGGATCTAACTACACTGAGAGTAATGGCAATAATTAATCACACCATTTACACAGGCTTGAATGAGTTCTTATTTAGGCTTTACAAGGGAGTAGAAATAATCCAGACGGACACAGATAAAGGAGAGACAAAGGGGTACGTACCCTACATGTGCTTCTTCGCATTCGATACCATTTTTATCTACTCCTTATATGAGTTCCACTTGGTCtaccagaaaaaaataaaaaacggaATCATCGAATACGTAAAGTTTGACAAGTACAATTGTAGCTTTGTGGCCATTGGAGTTACAAAGAGACTTAAAGGAAGGAGTAACCAAAGGGGAAGTACCAGACCCAGTACTATTGTACAAAAGAACTACTTATACGAATTCACTTCCAACGTattgaagaagaggaagttaTTCTACTCATCCAGGGATAGGCCAATTGTGGCTCTGGATTTTGCTCCCCTGAATGAGAGGAAGAATATTCCCCTCAGTAGCTTTCAGCCGTGCACAATGTTGGTTGCCCTCAACTCCAAGTTCCAGGTGTGCACATTCTACATTAACACCTACGCTGAATTTATGGAACTCTCGTGA
- a CDS encoding steryl ester hydrolase, putative: MSGYLLSNVSSGLGSMWPVWAELKVNHMPRSLAYRDANANNIDEGDGDYAGKDDSSSCSPRDDTCSNENQSNNQNDAKEEKPTLECSPCKFWKGRKKNNNLDSMEELLFKLTNGKFKAEKHHVYTADGYRLNLYRIVNTNEKENLSKKKEVFCLNHGLFESSISYTCKGYESLAFQIFANDYDVWISNNRGNAFTKFVGKNYALKKLRERYSLQDLKDMGVDVSEEMDSNLSTDEGTEGEQQQQQHQNNDKDGDLVYGTEEGANPQGPFGESSDCDSKMVHSFPYVPRELENGDATEVASEMTTEKTAEKIAEMTTEVETENAAKGEDEEEVEELVNLNKKKEGLHDMDDDDVNKQNEPEINNWTFEDMGTKDLPPIIKYIREKTQREKIVYVGFSQGSIQLLVSCCLNDYVNRSIKRTYLLSLPIILKTKGEMLMSVRMLLAISRWNKAVVGSKEFLQKVLPEKICNSLIINSADLLTRNVFKFFTDNVDDSYKRIYYRHTPSGTTSRENLRKWLTCPNHEPVSEAIDKYAYKCSFPITLVYGINDCLVDAERSIEYMKKKFTKNDLKIITKPEWSHIDPILTDNENIVLSCILEDMKREEEEKKQEGM, from the coding sequence ATGTCGGGGTACCTACTGAGCAACGTGTCCTCTGGTTTAGGGTCCATGTGGCCCGTGTGGGCAGAACTGAAAGTAAATCACATGCCAAGGAGCCTGGCTTACCGAGACGCGAATGCGAATAATATCGATGAAGGTGACGGGGATTATGCTGGAAAGGACGACAGCAGCAGTTGCTCTCCGAGGGATGACACCTGCAGCAACGAGAATCAAAGTAACAACCAGAATGATGCCAAGGAGGAGAAACCCACACTGGAGTGCAGTCCGTGCAAATtttggaaaggaagaaagaaaaataataatttggaCTCTATGGAAGAGCTGTTATTCAAATTAACGAACGGAAAATTTAAAGCAGAAAAGCATCATGTGTACACAGCGGATGGATACAGATTAAATTTATATCGAATTGTAAATACcaatgagaaagaaaatctgtcaaaaaaaaaagaagttttttgtttaaatCATGGACTTTTCGAGTCATCCATCAGTTACACGTGCAAAGGTTACGAGTCTTTAGCTTTCCAGATTTTTGCCAATGATTATGATGTCTGGATAAGCAACAATAGAGGAAATGCCTTCACAAAATTTGTGGGAAAGAATTATGCCCTGAAAAAGTTAAGGGAAAGATACAGCCTGCAGGATCTCAAGGATATGGGCGTGGACGTTAGTGAAGAGATGGACTCAAATCTGAGCACGGATGAAGGTACGGAGGGGGAGCAACAGCAGCAGCAGCATCAGAACAACGACAAGGATGGCGATTTGGTCTACGGAACGGAGGAAGGTGCAAACCCCCAAGGACCATTCGGAGAATCATCCGATTGTGACAGCAAAATGGTGCACAGCTTCCCATATGTGCCCAGAGAGTTAGAAAATGGGGATGCAACAGAAGTGGCATCAGAAATgacaacagaaaaaacagCAGAAAAAATAGCAGAAATGACAACAGAAGTGGAAACTGAAAACGCAGCAAAAGGAGAGGACGAAGAGGAAGTAGAGGAACTTGTtaatttgaataaaaaaaaagaaggcctACACGACATGGACGACGATGACGTGAATAAACAGAACGAACCCGAAATAAACAACTGGACATTCGAAGACATGGGAACGAAGGATCTCCCACCAATTATAAAGTACATAAGAGAGAAAAcacagagggaaaaaattgtctaCGTAGGATTTTCTCAAGGAAGTATACAACTTTTAGTAAGCTGCTGCCTGAACGACTACGTAAATAGAAGCATTAAAAGAACCTACCTCTTGTCCTTGCCTATTATtctaaaaacaaaaggggaaatgctTATGTCTGTGAGAATGCTGTTAGCTATTTCCAGGTGGAACAAGGCAGTTGTTGGGAGCAAAGAATTCCTACAGAAAGTGCTACCGGAGAAAATTTGTAATAGCCTAATCATAAACTCAGCTGATTTATTAACACGTAATGTTTTTAAGTTTTTCACCGATAACGTGGATGATAGTTATAAAAGGATCTACTACAGACATACTCCCAGTGGGACAACGTCGAGGGAGAATTTAAGAAAATGGTTAACATGCCCTAATCATGAACCCGTGTCTGAGGCCATAGACAAATATGCGTATAAGTGCTCCTTCCCCATTACACTTGTCTATGGAATTAATGACTGCTTGGTGGATGCCGAAAGGTCCATTGagtacatgaaaaaaaagtttacgAAGAATGACTTGAAGATTATCACCAAACCCGAATGGTCGCACATAGACCCTATATTGACAGACAACGAAAACATCGTGCTGTCGTGTATTTTGGAGGAtatgaaaagggaagaggaggaaaagaagcagGAAGGAATGTAG
- a CDS encoding DnaJ protein, putative, with protein MGKMKGSINAEVSEGDPDDVVRKEKMGHERDDHQSPEKSVTSNGMSNLTSRGEQSQKEHAPPIWAGMNHHMRITKQGSPNKKSTSAKKNFPLKSNILAPMRKHTILRSTDTIRECISAKGTMSKHSVGETRPTSEIEPTIKSPISHTFQRNERKKIKMKNITSIQIPAHRNVSNSVKRNPQQILKNYIYMKNSERNNFYMNTKCTDKKGQTQRFPLHLLKERILNFTKRPRDIISKLSKNCNSSNHLEKNKKKIKVDKAEENDDVILLDGDQNLPCRSGENGPKSSNTENNNLLEEYNKGKHTVGSSTFTFLKIPLAVKRKHGKITIKGNSIAIARAGIKNKQSSANSTSRQKNDSVKYAPFKKIFNEEEAHKIELNYGNNFSGMEKKEEEKVKNFYSKFYKCTQAAHEESETNPDCSRDASDLHTFCLRTLDTPSKYCKSCKKFLKLLISHGTKYRGTLIGINFICSDVQNLLFAYKCDKQHEFNLSLFHIMHNLWCPHDYCLFECKGKHEKNYATEFFRLKELDTMEKQKDLFLKAKLFFRVYPENATPVNSENASGECTDDVERIIRNANDPWKVLQIKKISKMELCDKELKREARKNYRVLALKIHPDKNKSKNATLAMNILTNSMKAITSA; from the exons atgggaaaaatgaaagggaGTATTAACGCTGAAGTGAGCGAGGGGGATCCTGATGATGTtgtgagaaaagaaaagatgggCCACGAGAGAGATGATCATCAAAGTCCGGAAAAAAGTGTAACCTCAAATGGAATGAGTAATTTGACCTCCAGGGGAGAGCAAAGCCAAAAGGAGCATGCTCCCCCCATATGGGCGGGAATGAACCACCACATGAGGATTACCAAACAAGGTAGCCCGAACAAAAAGAGCACAAGTGCGAAGAAGAATTTTCCACTGAAGAGCAACATCCTCGCCCCCATGAGAAAACACACCATCCTAAGGAGCACAGACACTATAAGGGAATGTATCTCTGCGAAAGGTACTATGTCGAAACATTCAGTTGGAGAAACAAGACCAACAAGCGAAATTGAACCAACCATTAAATCTCCCATATCACACACATTCCagaggaatgaaagaaaaaaaataaaaatgaagaacatcACGTCGATACAGATTCCCGCACACAGAAACGTAAGCAACTCTGTTAAGAGGAATCCCCAACAAAtcctaaaaaattacatttatATGAAGAATAGTGAAAGGAACAATTTTTACATGAACACTAAATGCACagataaaaaaggacaaacaCAGAGGTTCCCTCTTCATCTTCTAAAAGAGCGAATACTGAACTTTACTAAAAGACCCAGAGATATCATTTCAAAGCTATCGAAAAACTGCAACAGTAGCAaccatttggagaaaaataaaaaaaaaataaaagttgaTAAGGcagaagaaaatgatgatgTTATCCTTTTGGACGGAGATCAAAATTTACCTTgccgttcaggtgaaaatggGCCAAAAAGTAGTAACACAGAAAACAACAATTTGTTGGAGGAGTACAATAAGGGGAAGCACACAGTTGGAAGTAGCAccttcacttttttgaaAATCCCCCTTGCAGTGAAACGGAAACATGGTAAAATTACCATCAAAGGAAACAGCATAGCAATCGCCCGTgcgggaataaaaaataaacaaagtaGCGCAAATAGCACGAgtagacaaaaaaatgacagtGTAAAATACGCACCCTTTAAAAAGATTTTTAATGAGGAGGAAGCACACAAGATAGAACTGAATTACGGCAATAATTTTAGTGGcatggaaaagaaggaagaagaaaaggtaaaGAACTTCTACTCCAAGTTTTACAAATGCACACAGGCCGCGCATGAGGAAAGTGAGACCAACCCAGACTGTTCCAGGGACGCTTCAGATCTGCACACTTTCTGCTTACGAACACTCGATACGCCTTCCAAGTACTGCAAATCGTGcaagaaatttttaaaattgctcATATCTCACGGGACCAAGTACAGAGGAACGCTAATAGGAATAAACTTTATCTGCTCAGATGTGCAAAACCTTCTGTTCGCGTACAAGTGCGATAAACAACATGAATTTAACCTGTCGCTCTTTCACATTATGCATAATTTATGGTGCCCGCATGATTATTGCTTGTTCGAGTGTAAGGGCAAGCATGAGAAAAACTACGCGACTGAGTTTTTTCGCCTCAAAGAGTTGGACACCATGGAAAAGCAGAAGGACCTATTTTTGAAGGCCAAACTGTTTTTCCGCGTCTATCCGGAGAATG CCACGCCAGTCAACAGCGAAAACGCCAGCGGAGAATGCACCGATGATG TTGAGAGAATTATAAGGAACGCCAACGACCCCTGGAAAGTTCTGCAG ATCAAGaaaatttccaaaatggaGTTGTGTGACAAGGagttaaaaagggaagctAGGAAAAATTACCGCGTCCTAGCCCTGAAGATTCACCCCGATAAGaacaaaagtaaaaat GCCACGTTAGCTATGAACATTTTAACCAACTCGATGAAGGCAATAACATCCGCATAG
- a CDS encoding mediator of RNA polymerase II transcription subunit 21, putative, which translates to MINNFKSPPSNDPIKKLQNLLNNCLYSVVDVLSNLSYQGEPKELEVVPEEESEYAYFVNLLKERAAEIELETEEAVEEIQAVVKGEVEEKINEDVKEEVIEEVKGEVKEEVKEEVNEEVKEEVKEEVKEYVKEEIKEEDYKGNTKTEAKNDVNEAKDTVENPTGEGDPDKDGQTDESDDPSSEETSDGSYEQSSSSSDGQSNDDPMDRKEQDGEKTQRSVEEGSPKKYFVKPYFENPLQEEILDRVERMNLILKMIDSCIEELPDSLMIEEEKCQEMKALQKRKDESKEELKRLYSEYDAIYSYVTDNLRDIIINTE; encoded by the exons ATgattaacaattttaaatCACCCCCCTCCAATGACCCGATTAAGAAGCTGCAGAACTTACTAAATAATTGCCTCTATTCCGTCGTC GATGTGCTGAGCAACTTATCGTACCAAGGAGAACCCAAGGAGCTAGAAGTTGTTCCTGAGGAAGAGAGCGAATATGCCTACTTTGTGAACTTGCTTAAGGAAAGGGCCGCCGAGATTGAGCTGGAGACTGAGGAAGCGGTGGAAGAAATACAGGCCGTGGTGAAGGGGGAGGTAGAAGAGAAGATCAATGAGGatgtgaaagaagaagtaatcGAGGAGGTTAAAGGAGAAgtaaaagaggaagtaaaggaggaagtaaatgaggaagtgaaagaagaagtaaaggaggaagtaaaggagtatgtaaaggaagaaataaaggaagaagactacaaaggaaatacaaaaacagaAGCGAAGAATGATGTGAACGAGGCGAAAGACACCGTGGAGAACCCCACGGGGGAGGGTGACCCAGATAAGGATGGCCAAACGGACGAATCGGATGATCCGTCAAGCGAAGAAACGAGCGATGGGTCATACGAACAGTCAAGCAGTTCATCGGATGGACAATCCAACGATGACCCAATGGACAGAAAAGAACAGGATGGCGAGAAGACGCAACGCTCCGTGGAAGAAGGATCCCCCAAAAAGTATTTTGTCAAAccatattttgaaaatccCCTGCAGGAAGAAATCCTAGACCGAGTGGAACGAATGAacttaattttaaaaatgatagACTCTTGTATAGAGGAGTTGCCCGATTCGTTGATGATCGAA GAAGAGAAGTGCCAGGAAATGAAGGCATTGCAGAAGCGGAAGGACGAATCaaaggaagaattaaaaagaCTCTACAGTGAATATGACGCCATCTACAGTTACGTTACAGATAACCTGCGGGACATTATTATTAACACGGAATGA